Proteins from a genomic interval of Bradyrhizobium sp. G127:
- a CDS encoding toxin-activating lysine-acyltransferase: MSSLPSVDHSIFATSANSTGQVFYARVSSSAQIKGRQCASPQSCGGVHAGEVCPTVMQVFPPKAQHMPDKKKTTQGGKRMTKSGSAARHAGEPLDKVTGQQSPSPESSKPSHEDHGKAAPVFGEAALNAAFAEFRGAPNTSGTFGAAPGGSSQAKHHAGGAQGQAIPPPKTVAQVLGEITWLMTQSPRHKSIPLGDLEWLVMPAILLKQFRMFYNGEQPVGVALWALADDFVAKRIDANDRRLTAVEWKSGPHLRIIELVAPFGGEGEMLEQVAAVRPVI, translated from the coding sequence ATGTCGTCGCTTCCGAGCGTGGACCATTCGATATTTGCGACTTCCGCTAATTCTACAGGGCAAGTTTTCTACGCCCGAGTCTCAAGTTCAGCCCAAATAAAAGGAAGGCAGTGCGCTTCGCCGCAGAGTTGTGGTGGTGTGCATGCGGGAGAGGTTTGTCCTACTGTAATGCAGGTGTTTCCGCCAAAGGCGCAGCACATGCCGGACAAGAAGAAGACGACGCAGGGGGGAAAGCGAATGACCAAGAGCGGGTCCGCAGCCAGGCACGCCGGTGAGCCTTTGGACAAGGTGACCGGACAGCAGAGTCCTTCGCCGGAAAGTTCGAAACCATCACACGAGGACCATGGGAAAGCGGCGCCGGTGTTTGGCGAAGCGGCGCTGAATGCGGCTTTTGCCGAGTTCCGGGGGGCACCGAATACATCAGGCACGTTTGGCGCTGCGCCGGGCGGTTCATCGCAAGCTAAACATCACGCTGGCGGAGCGCAGGGACAGGCGATCCCGCCGCCAAAAACGGTTGCGCAGGTGCTCGGCGAAATCACCTGGCTGATGACGCAAAGCCCGCGTCACAAATCAATCCCGCTGGGCGATCTTGAATGGCTGGTGATGCCCGCCATCCTGCTCAAGCAGTTTCGCATGTTCTACAATGGTGAGCAGCCGGTCGGTGTCGCGCTATGGGCGCTGGCCGACGATTTCGTGGCCAAGCGCATTGATGCCAACGACCGGCGGCTGACTGCGGTGGAATGGAAGAGCGGTCCGCATCTCCGCATCATCGAACTGGTCGCGCCGTTCGGTGGCGAAGGGGAGATGCTGGAGCAGGTTGCGGCAGTACGGCCGGTGATATGA